One Turneriella parva DSM 21527 genomic region harbors:
- a CDS encoding sterol desaturase family protein, translated as MPWQQTAVLTLLTVNALVLGEWLLSLALRQRVYSLTGTLTNVADYTIYLIIAAIYGYTEYLLIVWLQLEFAVVRLRPTGWYWLLLFLADDFCFYWFHLLSHKLGILWMSHVVHHSSNEFNLSVGLRQTWLPFLGMVFWLPLAFAGFAPAHILAVQAASLTYQFLMHTQLLNLPRAFGLIFNTPSHHRVHHGMNPEYLDKNFAGVLIIWDKLFGTFAAEKTAVDFGIHDPAPRGEIVAVQLWGPWQFLRGLARRPASPRPYSAQRTSALIAVILLFAALALFVLAILKPRWFL; from the coding sequence ATGCCCTGGCAACAGACAGCAGTCTTAACTCTCTTAACGGTCAATGCTCTCGTGCTCGGCGAGTGGCTGCTTTCGCTCGCATTGCGCCAGCGCGTCTACAGCCTGACAGGCACGCTCACGAACGTCGCCGACTATACAATCTACCTCATCATAGCCGCGATCTACGGGTATACAGAATACCTGCTGATCGTCTGGCTACAGCTCGAGTTTGCGGTGGTCAGGCTCAGGCCCACAGGGTGGTACTGGCTGCTGCTGTTTCTGGCCGACGACTTCTGCTTCTACTGGTTTCATCTCCTCAGCCATAAGCTCGGCATTTTGTGGATGTCTCACGTCGTGCACCATTCGTCGAATGAGTTTAATTTATCCGTGGGCCTCAGGCAAACCTGGCTGCCCTTTTTGGGTATGGTCTTCTGGTTGCCGCTCGCCTTTGCCGGCTTTGCTCCCGCGCATATTTTGGCGGTTCAGGCTGCGTCGCTGACCTACCAGTTTCTGATGCACACCCAGTTGTTGAATCTGCCGCGTGCCTTCGGACTCATATTCAACACGCCTTCACACCACCGGGTACACCACGGCATGAACCCCGAATATCTCGATAAGAACTTCGCCGGCGTGCTGATTATCTGGGACAAGCTGTTTGGTACTTTTGCAGCCGAAAAGACCGCTGTTGATTTCGGCATTCATGACCCCGCGCCGCGCGGTGAGATCGTAGCTGTTCAGCTTTGGGGGCCATGGCAATTTCTGCGTGGCCTCGCGCGCCGGCCGGCTTCTCCAAGACCGTATTCAGCACAGAGAACATCCGCATTGATTGCGGTCATTCTTCTGTTTGCGGCGCTGGCGCTGTTTGTGTTGGCGATTCTAAAGCCAAGGTGGTTTCTATGA